CTGAAGATGGCTTTGGGATACTGGCGCCATGCGGGCGATGGGCGTCACCGGATCGCGGTTATCGAGGACAGCTATCACGGCGATACCATCGGCACCATGAGCGTGGGTGAACGCAGCGTGTTCAACGCCGCCTATGATCCGTTGATGTTCGCCGTGGACAAGCTGCCATGCCCCGCGGATGACGGTCAGGCGACCTTGCAGGCCTTCGAGGCTCTGGCCGAAACCGGCGAGATGGCGGCGCTGATCCTTGAACCGCTGGTGCTGGGGGCGGGTGGAATGCGGATGTATCCGCCCGAGGTTCTGGCCGGGCTGCGGGCGATTTGTGATCGCCATGACGTTCTGATGATCGCGGATGAGGTGATGACGGGCTGGGGTCGCACGGGGCGGCTGTGGGCCTGTGACCATGCGGGAATCGCGCCCGATATCCTGTGCACATCAAAGGGGCTGACGGGTGGTGTCGTGCCGCTGGCCGTGACATTGGCCAGCGAGCGGATCTTTCAGGCGCATTATTCGACCGATCGCCGGCGCACCTTCTATCATTCCTCCAGCTATACGGCCAATCCCATCGCCTGTGCTGCGGCGCTGGCGCAGGTTCGCCTGTGGCGCGAACGGGACATGGCGGGCATTCTGGATAACCTGAGCCGCATGCAGGGCGATCATCTGGCCGATTTGCAGCGCGACGATCGCTTCGAAAATGCCCGGCAATGCGGCACCATTGCGGCGCTGGACCTGAAAGTGTCAGACGGTGGGTATCTGGCCGAGACTGGGCCACGCATGCGGGCGCATTTCCTGCGTCAGGGCGTGTTGCTGCGGCCCTTGGGAAATACGGTCTATGTCCTGCCGCCCTATTGCGTGACCTCTGGCGATCTTGACCTGGCCTGGTCGGCCATTGCCTCTTTCGAGGGCTGAAGTTCAAGATCGACCCAGACGAGACGATGGTTCGAAGCGGTTTCGACCGCATCGGCAAGCGGATGATCCGGCGCGGGCCACAGGATTCCGCTGTCGATCACGGTCAGATCGCGCGAGGGCAGCACGTAATCGACCCGCAGATTTCCCGGCCCTTGCGCGTCATGGACGGCGGTATCCAGTGCCGGGTCGCCCCGGTGGCTGGCATTGGCCCCCGTTTGCGCCGGTTGCCACATGCCACGGGGGGCTGGGTCCTGAACATGGGCCATCAGCCGGGGCAGGATATCGCGACGCCCTTCGCCATCATGCGGGTCCAGATTGATCTTGCCGATCAGAGCAAAGGGTGCCTGCGGCAGATGGGTCAGCCAGAAGGCGGCCTCATCGTGATTGCGCCTCCCGTTGCGATCCTCGGGGCCGTCGAAGGCCGGGGTCGTGGCAGACCATGCCAGCAGATGCAGCGGACCTTGCCGGGAGGTCACGGTCACATCCCAATGAGCGGTCGAGGACAGGCGCTGGATCGCCGCGATGCCGGCATCTGTATCGGGCATGATGTTGCCGGGCAGATCGCGCCACAGCAGATCGGAATGATCGGTCACGGCGACCAGCGGCAGGCGCGACAGGATCGCCATGCCGTTCTGGCCCGTGAAATGGCCCCAGCCCTGCGCGTCATCGGCTTCACCCAGCCTGCCGTCGCCGTCCAGATCAAGCCCCGTGGGCATGCCGCGATTGGGGCGGGCGGCAAAGCGGAAGGGCATGTCCTGTCCTTCATCCGTCAGAAGCTGTGCGAATTCCGCCAGCGCCTTGCCGCCGTAATCCCAGTCGAAACCGGTCAGCAGGATCACATCCGGTTTGGCCGCCGCAATGACCTGGGCAGCGGCCATGACCCGGGATTCGCGCTGGCGGATGTCGCGCAGCAAAAGTCCGGGGCCGTCCCGTGTCAGGCCCGGATCATAGGTCGCCAGGCGCAGCGGTTCGGCCGCGACCGGCGCGGTCAGGCAGAGAAGGAAGGCAAGCGCCTTCAGACCCAAGGGCGCGCCTGTGCCATTTGCTCTTCATAGCTGTCGATCGAGGGGGCCTTGGCCATCGTCAGCCCGATATCGTCCAGACCGTTCAGCAGACATTCCTTGCGGAAGGGATCGATGTCGAAATGGAACTCGGTCCCGTCCGAGGTGCTGACCGTCTGGTTTTCCAGATCCACGGTCATGCGGGCATTGGCGCCTTTGCTCGCATCATCCATCAGCACATCGATGGCCTCTTGCGGCAGGGTGATCGGCAGGATGCCGTTCTTGAAGCAGTTGTTGAAGAAGATATCTGCAAAGCTGGTCGAGATGACGCAACGGATACCGAAATCCAGCAACGCCCAGGGGGCGTGTTCACGCGACGATCCGCAGCCGAAGTTGTCGCCCGCGATCAGGATTTCGGCATTGCGATAGGCGGGTTGGTTCAGCACGAAGTCGGGAATCTCGTTTCCTTCCCGATCATAGCGCATCTCGTCGAACAGATTCACGCCCAGTCCCGAACGCTTGATCGTTTTCAGGAACTGTTTGGGAATGATCATGTCAGTGTCGATATTGACCAGCGGCATGGGGGCCGCGATACCGGTAAGCGTGGTGAACTTGTCCATGTTATCCTCGGATTGCTGTATCCTGGCGCAGTGATGGTGAAGGTCTTGCCCTGAACGGCCAGGAAGATGTGATGGTGTGGATATGTCTGGTTTGGCGAATTGCGTGGCCGCCGCATGGCAGCCCGGAATCGGGGATCCGAACGCAACGGGTTGGTTGACCGTATTGGCCTATCTGCTGTGCTTCGCCCTGTCGGCAAAGGTCTGGCTGAAGCTGCATGGACGAGGCGGCCGGGCCTTTTGGGGGCTTGTCGCCTTGCTGATGCTGGCCCTTGCGGTGAACAAGCAGCTTGACCTGCAAAGCGCGCTGACGGCCTCGGGCCGCTGCCTTGCGCAGGCACAGGGCTGGTATGATCATCGCAGGATCGTGCAGATGGCCTTTGTCCTGGGCGTGCTGGGCCTGATGTTCCTTGCGCTGTTGATGGGCTTGCGGGCCCTGCGCGGACAACTGTGGCGCAACGGAATTGCCCTGAGCGGACTGATGGTTCTGTGCAGCTTCGTGGCGGTCCGGGCGATCGGCTTTCACCATATGGATGCGCTGATCGGCAGCCACGGCTTCGGGGTCAGCACCAACTATCTGTTCGAAAACGTCGGTCTGCTGCTGATTGCCCTGAATGCACTGTGGATCCTGCGGCGCGGCTAGAACCGCCCCGCAGTGCCATCCGATCCTGCTGTCGATCCGCCCCGGCATCCCGGACCTAGACCGTCGCGGCCATCAGTTCCCGCACATCCGTCAGCCGTCCGGTCACGCCGGCGGCCGCAGCCATGGCGGGCGACATCAGATGGGTGCGGCCCTTGTAGCCCTGACGGCCCTCGAAATTGCGGTTCGAGGTCGCCGCGCAGCGTTCGCCCGGTTTCAGCTGGTCAGGATTCATGCCCAGACACATCGAGCAACCGGCCAGACGCCATTCAAAGCCTGCCTCGATGAATATCTGGTCCAGACCTTCCTCTTCGGCCTGTGCCCGGACAAGGCCCGAACCCGGAACCACCATGCCGCGGACCCCATCGGCCAGCTTGCGACCGCGCAGCACCTCGGCGGCGGCGCGCAGATCCTCGATCCGGCCATTGGTGCAACTGCCGATGAAGACCGCGTCGATGGAAATGTCGGTCAGTTTCTTGCCGGGCGTCAGATCCATGTATTCAAGACTGCGCCGCGCCGCATCGACCTTGCCGCCGGTGAAATCTTCGGGGGCGGGGACGCGGGCCGAGATCGGCAGCGCATCCTCGGGGCTGGTGCCCCATGTGACGGTGGGCTCGATGTCTTCGCCACGGATCGTCACGACCTTGTCCCAATGGGCATCTGCATCGCTGAACAATGTCTTCCACCATGCCACGGCGGCCTCCCACTGGGCCCCCTTGGGTGCATGGGCGCGCCCCTTGACATAGTTGAAGGTGGTTTCATCGGGGGCGATCAGGCCAGCGCGGGCACCGCCTTCGATGGCCATGTTGCAGATCGTCATGCGGCCTTCCATCGACAGGTTGCGGATCACCTCGCCGCAATATTCGATGACATGGCCGGTGCCGCCGGCGGTGCCGGTCTCGGCGATGATGCGCAGCACGACATCCTTGGCGGTCACGCCCGGCGCCAACCGGCCAGTGACCTCGACCTTCATGTTCCTAGATTTCGCCTGGATCAGGGTCTGGGTGGCCAGGACGTGTTCGACCTCGGAGGTGCCGATGCCATGGGCCAATGCGCCAAAGGCGCCATGCGTGGCTGTGTGGCTGTCGCCGCAGACGACCGTCATGCCGGGCAGGGTCCAGCCCTGTTCGGGGCCGACGATATGCACGATGCCCTGACGGATGTCATTGACGGGATAATAATTCACGCCGAATTCGCGGGCATTGCGGTCAAGCGCATCGACCTGGATCCGCGACTCCTCGTTGTCGATGCCCTTCTGGCGGTCCAGCGTCGTGGGCACATTATGGTCGGGCACCGCGATGGTGCGTTCGGGCGCACGAACCTTGCGACCGGTCATCCGCAGGCCTTCGAATGCCTGCGGGCTGGTCACCTCATGGACCAGATGGCGGTCGATATACAGCAGGCAGGTGCCGTCCTCGGCCTGGTCGACCACATGGGCGTCCCAGATCTTGTCGTAAAGAGTGCGTGGCTTGGCGGGATTCGTCATGGCTGTGACTTTCGGCTGTGATGCGAATTCTAGATATGGGCAGGCGGCACAGGGCGGTTCAACCGCCCGCAATCAGCCTTTCGCCGTGACGCGAAGCGTCTCGCCGAAAAAACGCGAAGGCAATCGCGCCCGATCATGGATATCAAAATAGATAAAGCCTGACATGGTTCTTGTCTTAGGCCCGTTGCGGGGTTTTCGCAATATCAGCTTGGGGCTTGCCGTATCGCCCGCCACAGGCTTTCATCGTGGCAGGAGGAATTCATGGAACAGCTGAATCCCGAGGTTCTGTCGGCGGCGCAGGGGCTGATGGATCGCATCTGGCTGTTTCTTGAAACCCTGCTGGTTCCTTCGCGCATGTATCAACTGCCCGCCATCGCGGGGCTGATGCTGTTGTCCTGGCTGATCGCCAGACTGTGTTCGCCGGCGCTGACCCATTGGCTGCGCAGCCGCGAGAACTGGCCGAAATGGCGGCTGCGGCTGGGCCTGCTGATCGACCGACGGCTGACATTGATCGTGTTCACCCTGATCAGCTGGGCCGTGGTGCTGGTCATGCGCGAGGTCACCTACAGTTTTCGCAGCCAGCTGATCGCGCTGGCGGCGACCATCGCGGCGGCATGGGTTGCCATCTATTTCATCGCACGGGTCATCGCGAACCGCTTTCTGCGGCGCATCGTCAGCTGGGCCGCCTGGATCTGGGTAACGCTGGATCTGCTGGGGCTGACCGAGCCGTTTTCCGAGTTTCTGGAAAGCGTTGCGCTGACCTTCGGGGATTTCCGGCTGTCGCTGCTGACGGTTCTTGAGGCCCTGATCATAAGCGGGCTGATGATCGCGGTGGCCCGATCCTTGTCGCGGATCGTCGCCACGCGGCTGTCGCGCAACGAGGATATCTCGCCGACGATGCAGGTGCTGACGGCCAAGCTGTTGCAGGTCGCGCTGTTTTCGTTGGCGGTGATCGCGGGGCTGAAGGCGCTTGGCTTTGATCTGACCGGGCTGGCGGTGTTTTCAGGCGCCGTGGGTGTCGGGCTTGGCTTCGGTCTGCAGAAGGTCGTCTCCAACCTCGTGTCCGGTGTGATCATCCTGCTGGACAAATCCATCAAGCCCGGTGACGTGATCAGCCTGGGCGAGACCTTTGGCTGGATCGAGGAACTGGGCGCGCGATATGTCAGCGTGGTGACGCGCGACGGCAAGGAATACCTTATTCCCAACGAGGATCTGGTGACCGGACAGGTCGTGAACTGGTCCCACAGCAACAATTTCGTGCGACTGGATCTGAAGTTCGGGGCCTCTTACGGCGATGACCCCCACAAGGTCAGCGATATCGCGATCAATGCCGCCATGGGCGTCAACCGGGTGCTGGCACATCGTCGCCCGGTCTGCTGGGTGACCGGTTTCGGCGACAGTTCGGTCGATTATGTGCTGCGCTTCTGGATCAGGGACGCCGAAAGCGGGCTGACCAATGTGCGCGGGCAGGTCTTTCTGGCGCTTTGGGACGCCTTTCAGGAGCATGAAATCAGCATTCCCTTCCCCCAGCGCGAAGTCAGGGTGTTGAACAAGGATATCGCGATGCGTAGTGAAGTTTTTTCGCCTGCCGATCCCGATTCTGTGACGGATGATTGAGATGGGCCGAAAAAGTGCTATCTTTAGGATACCCCTGCGCCGGGGGCGATCGGCGCGCTGACCGGAGGATACAACCCTGTCACAAGACGTCTCGTCGGCCGGTGGGCCGGCTGCGACCGCCGCGGGTGAGCAGCAA
This is a stretch of genomic DNA from Paracoccus seriniphilus. It encodes these proteins:
- a CDS encoding adenosylmethionine--8-amino-7-oxononanoate transaminase, which translates into the protein MSAVWHPFTQHATEPDPLRIASSEGAYLFTEDGRTILDGISSWWVVTHGHRQPEIVEAIQQTASRLDQVIFAGLTHEPAEELAEALVEVAPAGLSRVFYSDSGSTAVEVALKMALGYWRHAGDGRHRIAVIEDSYHGDTIGTMSVGERSVFNAAYDPLMFAVDKLPCPADDGQATLQAFEALAETGEMAALILEPLVLGAGGMRMYPPEVLAGLRAICDRHDVLMIADEVMTGWGRTGRLWACDHAGIAPDILCTSKGLTGGVVPLAVTLASERIFQAHYSTDRRRTFYHSSSYTANPIACAAALAQVRLWRERDMAGILDNLSRMQGDHLADLQRDDRFENARQCGTIAALDLKVSDGGYLAETGPRMRAHFLRQGVLLRPLGNTVYVLPPYCVTSGDLDLAWSAIASFEG
- the leuD gene encoding 3-isopropylmalate dehydratase small subunit — encoded protein: MDKFTTLTGIAAPMPLVNIDTDMIIPKQFLKTIKRSGLGVNLFDEMRYDREGNEIPDFVLNQPAYRNAEILIAGDNFGCGSSREHAPWALLDFGIRCVISTSFADIFFNNCFKNGILPITLPQEAIDVLMDDASKGANARMTVDLENQTVSTSDGTEFHFDIDPFRKECLLNGLDDIGLTMAKAPSIDSYEEQMAQARPWV
- a CDS encoding mechanosensitive ion channel family protein — encoded protein: MEQLNPEVLSAAQGLMDRIWLFLETLLVPSRMYQLPAIAGLMLLSWLIARLCSPALTHWLRSRENWPKWRLRLGLLIDRRLTLIVFTLISWAVVLVMREVTYSFRSQLIALAATIAAAWVAIYFIARVIANRFLRRIVSWAAWIWVTLDLLGLTEPFSEFLESVALTFGDFRLSLLTVLEALIISGLMIAVARSLSRIVATRLSRNEDISPTMQVLTAKLLQVALFSLAVIAGLKALGFDLTGLAVFSGAVGVGLGFGLQKVVSNLVSGVIILLDKSIKPGDVISLGETFGWIEELGARYVSVVTRDGKEYLIPNEDLVTGQVVNWSHSNNFVRLDLKFGASYGDDPHKVSDIAINAAMGVNRVLAHRRPVCWVTGFGDSSVDYVLRFWIRDAESGLTNVRGQVFLALWDAFQEHEISIPFPQREVRVLNKDIAMRSEVFSPADPDSVTDD
- a CDS encoding endonuclease/exonuclease/phosphatase family protein → MGLKALAFLLCLTAPVAAEPLRLATYDPGLTRDGPGLLLRDIRQRESRVMAAAQVIAAAKPDVILLTGFDWDYGGKALAEFAQLLTDEGQDMPFRFAARPNRGMPTGLDLDGDGRLGEADDAQGWGHFTGQNGMAILSRLPLVAVTDHSDLLWRDLPGNIMPDTDAGIAAIQRLSSTAHWDVTVTSRQGPLHLLAWSATTPAFDGPEDRNGRRNHDEAAFWLTHLPQAPFALIGKINLDPHDGEGRRDILPRLMAHVQDPAPRGMWQPAQTGANASHRGDPALDTAVHDAQGPGNLRVDYVLPSRDLTVIDSGILWPAPDHPLADAVETASNHRLVWVDLELQPSKEAMADQARSRSPEVTQ
- the leuC gene encoding 3-isopropylmalate dehydratase large subunit, producing the protein MTNPAKPRTLYDKIWDAHVVDQAEDGTCLLYIDRHLVHEVTSPQAFEGLRMTGRKVRAPERTIAVPDHNVPTTLDRQKGIDNEESRIQVDALDRNAREFGVNYYPVNDIRQGIVHIVGPEQGWTLPGMTVVCGDSHTATHGAFGALAHGIGTSEVEHVLATQTLIQAKSRNMKVEVTGRLAPGVTAKDVVLRIIAETGTAGGTGHVIEYCGEVIRNLSMEGRMTICNMAIEGGARAGLIAPDETTFNYVKGRAHAPKGAQWEAAVAWWKTLFSDADAHWDKVVTIRGEDIEPTVTWGTSPEDALPISARVPAPEDFTGGKVDAARRSLEYMDLTPGKKLTDISIDAVFIGSCTNGRIEDLRAAAEVLRGRKLADGVRGMVVPGSGLVRAQAEEEGLDQIFIEAGFEWRLAGCSMCLGMNPDQLKPGERCAATSNRNFEGRQGYKGRTHLMSPAMAAAAGVTGRLTDVRELMAATV